One stretch of Micromonospora echinospora DNA includes these proteins:
- a CDS encoding serine/threonine-protein kinase, producing the protein MTETPPGAVRLPIVPGLTDLRVFARGGYATIYRATQISVGREVAVKIENRTLDSERDQARFLREARAAGRMSSHPHVVDLFDVGVTVDQHPYLIMELCDGSYAERMRTSPLGPEETRDLGVKIADALVHSHAAGVLHRDVKPANILHSEFNSAVLADFGLAVLAEFRDSSVMLEALTPAYAPPETFNHSPPTPAVDVYSLCATLYAVMYGRPPRWHSERNPSLVTVLEMFQQPIPGLPGVPGELIDVLRLGMSNDPGERPSAVELRGLLAGLPLDGAPAGGVLYDGGERYRRSGGPNPRPPADDDHPTVASRARRWPKRWFLGGAGVLALAASAGGGWLAAGHAPAAPPIPVASGVAGGPVPGCASADVRLPAGARCASELECFGPVRLRRDRAEASRVPCDGQHTWETYAAGDLPAGLAGAEHDAVAADPVVGKVCNPDTFRVVSGADPANGWNLEVLPPETDADRTYRCLAGRGVNALAGPTLTGR; encoded by the coding sequence ACCGAGACCCCGCCCGGCGCCGTGCGGCTGCCAATCGTGCCCGGTCTGACCGATCTGCGGGTGTTCGCCCGGGGCGGCTACGCCACCATCTACCGGGCCACCCAGATCTCGGTGGGACGCGAGGTGGCGGTCAAGATTGAGAACCGGACGCTGGACAGCGAACGCGACCAGGCCCGCTTCCTGCGCGAGGCCCGCGCGGCCGGACGGATGTCGTCGCACCCCCACGTGGTGGACCTTTTCGACGTCGGGGTCACCGTCGACCAGCACCCCTACCTCATCATGGAGCTGTGCGACGGCTCGTACGCGGAGCGGATGCGCACCTCGCCGCTGGGCCCGGAGGAGACCCGCGACCTCGGCGTGAAGATCGCCGACGCGCTGGTCCACTCGCACGCGGCGGGCGTGCTGCACCGGGACGTCAAGCCGGCCAACATCCTGCACTCCGAGTTCAACTCGGCGGTGCTCGCCGATTTCGGCCTGGCGGTGCTCGCCGAGTTCCGTGACTCCTCGGTCATGCTGGAGGCGCTCACGCCGGCGTACGCGCCGCCGGAGACGTTCAACCACAGCCCGCCCACTCCGGCCGTCGACGTCTACTCGCTGTGCGCCACCCTCTACGCGGTGATGTACGGCCGGCCGCCGCGCTGGCACTCGGAACGCAACCCGAGTCTGGTCACCGTGCTGGAGATGTTCCAGCAGCCCATCCCCGGGCTGCCCGGGGTCCCCGGCGAGCTGATCGACGTACTCCGGTTGGGGATGTCCAACGACCCGGGCGAGCGTCCCTCCGCGGTCGAGCTGCGCGGCCTGCTCGCCGGGCTGCCGCTGGACGGCGCCCCGGCCGGCGGCGTGCTCTACGACGGCGGCGAGCGCTACCGCCGCAGCGGGGGCCCGAACCCGCGCCCGCCCGCCGACGACGACCACCCGACCGTGGCGTCGCGGGCCCGGCGCTGGCCCAAGCGCTGGTTCCTCGGCGGCGCCGGGGTGCTCGCGCTGGCGGCCTCGGCAGGTGGCGGCTGGCTGGCCGCCGGTCACGCGCCGGCCGCTCCGCCGATCCCGGTGGCAAGTGGCGTGGCCGGGGGGCCGGTGCCCGGCTGCGCGTCCGCCGACGTGCGGCTCCCGGCCGGCGCGCGGTGCGCCTCCGAGCTGGAGTGCTTCGGTCCGGTACGGCTGCGCCGCGACCGGGCCGAGGCGAGCCGGGTGCCCTGCGACGGCCAGCACACGTGGGAGACCTACGCCGCGGGTGACCTGCCGGCCGGTCTCGCCGGCGCCGAGCACGACGCGGTCGCCGCCGATCCGGTCGTCGGCAAGGTGTGCAACCCGGACACGTTCCGGGTGGTCAGTGGCGCCGATCCGGCGAACGGCTGGAATCTCGAGGTGCTGCCGCCGGAGACCGACGCCGACCGCACCTACCGGTGCCTGGCCGGCCGGGGCGTGAACGCGCTCGCCGGGCCCACCCTCACCGGTCGCTGA
- a CDS encoding acetyl/propionyl/methylcrotonyl-CoA carboxylase subunit alpha: MITKLLVANRGEIARRVFATCRALGVATVAVHSDADADAPFVADADQAVRLPGNTPAETYLRIDAVLDAARRSGADAVHPGYGFLAENAEFAAAVTDAGLTWVGPSAKAIAAMGDKMAAKALLADAGVPMLPTWTDPAEVTAFPVLVKAAAGGGGRGMRIVRDAAGLAEAVAGARREAAAAFGDGTVFIERYVERGRHVEVQIFGDTHGTVVALGVRDCSIQRRHQKIVEEAPGVLPDDVRAELHEAAVAAGRAVDYVGAGTVEFLLAPDGQVHFLEMNTRLQVEHPVTELTTGLDLVRLQLLAAEGEPLPVATTPPADGHAIEVRLCAEEPAQGFRPATGTLHRFAIPGVAAEFGPARGLRLDSGVVDGSTVSVHYDSMLAKLVAWAPTRAEAARALAGALARAELHGVATNRDLLVRVLRSPEFAAMDVDTGFLDRHPEVFEPLLPAEQLPVAALAAALAGAAARRAAAPVLAGLPSGWRNVPSFPQVTSFSVGDGAEIEIHYRLDRTGGLAEWGRKGPFLTDPVVEGSPVNSELPQVELVTAAPGRVVLDVDGVRRAFRVHRVGSSVFVDGPDGAASLTELPRLPLPTAELAAGSLLAPLPGAVTRVHVEVGQRVAAGDLLLTLEAMKLEHPVLAPADGVVTELPVPAGGQVETGAVLAVVDPEEDPQ, from the coding sequence ATGATCACGAAGCTCTTGGTTGCGAACCGCGGCGAGATCGCCCGCCGGGTCTTCGCCACCTGCCGCGCCCTCGGCGTGGCCACCGTCGCCGTGCACTCCGACGCGGACGCCGACGCGCCGTTCGTGGCCGACGCCGACCAGGCGGTACGGCTGCCGGGTAACACGCCGGCCGAGACGTACCTGCGCATCGACGCCGTCCTGGACGCGGCCCGCCGGTCCGGCGCTGACGCCGTCCACCCCGGTTACGGCTTCCTGGCCGAGAACGCCGAGTTCGCGGCGGCGGTGACCGACGCGGGCCTGACCTGGGTCGGTCCGTCCGCGAAGGCGATCGCGGCGATGGGCGACAAGATGGCCGCCAAGGCGCTGCTCGCCGACGCGGGCGTCCCGATGCTGCCGACCTGGACCGACCCGGCCGAGGTGACCGCCTTCCCGGTGCTGGTCAAGGCCGCGGCGGGCGGCGGCGGCCGGGGCATGCGGATCGTCCGCGACGCGGCCGGGCTGGCCGAGGCCGTCGCTGGCGCGCGCCGCGAGGCGGCGGCGGCGTTCGGCGACGGCACCGTCTTCATCGAGCGGTACGTGGAACGCGGCCGGCACGTCGAGGTGCAGATCTTCGGCGACACCCACGGCACCGTCGTGGCGCTCGGGGTACGTGACTGCTCCATCCAGCGCCGCCACCAGAAGATCGTCGAGGAGGCGCCCGGCGTGCTGCCCGACGACGTGCGCGCGGAGCTGCACGAGGCGGCGGTGGCGGCCGGGCGGGCTGTCGACTACGTCGGCGCGGGAACTGTGGAGTTCCTGCTCGCGCCGGACGGGCAGGTGCACTTCCTGGAGATGAACACCCGCCTCCAGGTGGAGCACCCGGTCACCGAGCTGACCACCGGGCTGGACCTGGTCCGGCTGCAACTGCTCGCCGCCGAGGGCGAGCCGCTGCCGGTCGCCACCACACCGCCGGCCGACGGCCACGCCATCGAGGTACGGCTGTGCGCCGAGGAGCCGGCCCAGGGCTTCCGCCCGGCCACCGGCACGCTGCACCGGTTCGCGATCCCCGGGGTGGCCGCCGAGTTCGGTCCGGCCCGTGGCCTGCGTCTGGACTCCGGGGTGGTGGACGGCTCGACGGTGAGCGTGCACTACGACTCGATGCTCGCGAAGCTCGTCGCCTGGGCGCCCACCCGCGCCGAGGCGGCCCGCGCGCTCGCCGGCGCGCTGGCCCGCGCCGAACTGCACGGCGTGGCCACCAACCGGGATCTGCTGGTGCGCGTGCTGCGCAGCCCGGAGTTCGCCGCCATGGACGTGGACACCGGCTTCCTGGACCGGCACCCGGAGGTGTTCGAGCCGCTGCTGCCGGCCGAGCAACTTCCGGTGGCGGCACTGGCGGCGGCGCTGGCCGGCGCCGCCGCGCGCCGGGCCGCCGCCCCGGTGCTGGCCGGGCTGCCGTCGGGCTGGCGCAACGTGCCGTCCTTCCCGCAGGTCACCAGCTTCTCCGTCGGCGACGGCGCGGAGATCGAAATCCACTACCGGCTCGACCGCACCGGCGGCCTCGCCGAGTGGGGAAGGAAGGGCCCCTTCTTAACGGATCCGGTAGTGGAAGGGTCCCCTGTTAACAGCGAGCTCCCGCAGGTCGAGCTGGTGACAGCCGCCCCGGGCCGGGTGGTGCTCGACGTCGACGGGGTGCGGCGGGCGTTCCGCGTACACCGGGTGGGGTCGTCGGTCTTCGTGGATGGCCCGGACGGGGCGGCGAGCCTCACCGAGCTGCCCCGCCTGCCCCTGCCCACCGCGGAGCTGGCGGCCGGGTCGCTGCTCGCGCCGCTGCCCGGAGCGGTGACCCGGGTGCACGTCGAGGTCGGTCAGCGGGTCGCCGCCGGTGACCTGCTGCTGACGCTGGAAGCGATGAAGCTCGAACATCCCGTGCTCGCCCCCGCCGACGGCGTGGTGACGGAACTGCCGGTGCCCGCCGGCGGTCAGGTCGAGACGGGTGCCGTACTGGCCGTGGTGGACCCCGAGGAGGACCCGCAGTGA
- a CDS encoding acyl-CoA dehydrogenase family protein, translating to MNFDLTPEQDQLRDAVRELGRKYGHSYFVSKAKSGEHTTELWHEAGRLGYLGVNIPTEYGGGGGGITDLTLVCEELAATGCPLLLLVVSPAIAATIIGKHGTEEQRKKHLPGLADGSEKIVFAITEPDAGSNFHRLSTVARRDGDDWLLTGRKIYISGVDEAGHVLVVARTEDASTGKLKPALFIVPTDAPGLEKSKLDMEILSPENQFLLFLDDVRLPADALVGESLDAGLPALFAGLNPERITVAAMGVGTGRYAIDRASDYTATRKVWGGNSIGSHQGVAHPLAHAAVQVELARLMIYKAAALYDAGRDLEAGISGNMAKYAAGEAAALAVDTAVQALGGAGMTTEYGVSTLLGAVRAGRIAPVSREMILNFVAQHVLGQDKSY from the coding sequence GTGAATTTCGACCTCACCCCCGAACAGGATCAGCTCCGCGACGCGGTACGGGAGCTGGGACGCAAGTACGGCCATTCCTACTTCGTGTCGAAAGCCAAGTCCGGCGAGCACACCACCGAGCTGTGGCACGAGGCCGGCCGGCTGGGCTACCTGGGCGTCAACATCCCCACCGAGTACGGCGGCGGGGGCGGCGGCATCACCGACCTGACGCTGGTGTGCGAGGAGTTGGCCGCGACCGGCTGCCCGCTGCTGCTCCTGGTGGTCTCCCCCGCCATCGCCGCCACGATCATCGGCAAGCACGGTACGGAGGAGCAGCGCAAGAAGCACCTCCCCGGCCTCGCCGACGGCTCCGAGAAGATCGTCTTCGCGATCACCGAGCCGGACGCCGGTTCGAACTTCCACCGTCTCTCCACAGTGGCCCGCCGTGACGGCGACGACTGGCTGCTCACCGGCCGGAAGATCTACATCTCCGGCGTCGACGAGGCCGGGCACGTGCTCGTGGTCGCGCGCACCGAGGACGCGTCCACCGGCAAGCTCAAGCCCGCGCTGTTCATCGTGCCGACCGACGCGCCCGGTCTGGAAAAGTCCAAGCTGGACATGGAGATCCTGTCGCCGGAGAACCAGTTCCTGCTCTTCCTGGACGACGTCCGGCTCCCCGCCGACGCGCTCGTCGGCGAGTCACTCGACGCCGGGCTGCCGGCGCTGTTCGCCGGACTCAACCCGGAGCGCATCACGGTGGCCGCGATGGGCGTGGGCACCGGCCGGTACGCGATCGACAGGGCGAGCGACTACACCGCCACCCGCAAGGTGTGGGGCGGGAACTCGATCGGCTCGCACCAGGGCGTGGCGCACCCGCTCGCGCACGCGGCCGTGCAGGTCGAGCTGGCCCGACTGATGATCTACAAGGCGGCGGCGCTCTACGACGCGGGTCGCGACCTGGAAGCGGGCATCTCCGGCAACATGGCCAAGTACGCGGCCGGTGAGGCCGCCGCGCTCGCCGTCGACACCGCCGTCCAGGCGCTCGGCGGTGCCGGCATGACCACCGAGTACGGCGTGTCGACGCTGCTCGGCGCGGTACGCGCCGGCCGGATCGCCCCGGTCAGCCGCGAGATGATCCTCAACTTCGTCGCCCAGCACGTCCTGGGCCAGGACAAGTCCTACTGA